One part of the Desulfonema ishimotonii genome encodes these proteins:
- a CDS encoding calcium/sodium antiporter, with protein MTALISLCVMIVAIYILSVITDEFFITSLDRIAVRWKMPPSVAGASLMAVGSSAPELSIALFSLFREGGAHSDVGIGTIVGSAVFNILVITGVSAIIREARITLPAVVRDTVFYLGSILVLMIVFWDGTITAQECLIFLSLYLMYLAFLFFIPMGTEPEAAPDEADDDESDETEKSQAGGNPDGGGRLRQINTAIVRAVSRLTGDAEVTYMRTFGVSILFIIGLSWILVDTAVIFADAVGIPPLVVALTLLAGGTSAPDLISSVVVARQGRGSMAVANAIGSNIFDILVGLGLPWLLAILFMGKTAIEVGTGDLMLSVLILMSTVVVLFVFLYTDRLLSKKEGWGLVGLYGLYVIWTVLAG; from the coding sequence ACTTATCAGCCTGTGTGTAATGATTGTGGCGATCTACATCTTATCCGTCATTACGGACGAATTTTTCATCACAAGCCTGGACCGGATCGCGGTCCGGTGGAAAATGCCGCCCAGCGTGGCCGGGGCGTCGCTTATGGCGGTGGGCTCTTCGGCACCGGAGCTTTCCATTGCCCTCTTTTCACTCTTCAGGGAAGGGGGGGCGCACAGTGACGTGGGCATCGGGACCATTGTCGGATCGGCGGTCTTTAACATCCTCGTGATTACCGGCGTTTCCGCCATCATCCGGGAGGCCAGAATAACCCTCCCCGCCGTGGTCCGGGATACGGTCTTCTATCTGGGCAGCATCCTGGTGCTGATGATCGTCTTCTGGGACGGCACCATCACGGCCCAGGAATGCCTCATCTTTCTGAGCCTCTATCTGATGTATCTCGCCTTTCTCTTTTTCATTCCCATGGGCACCGAACCCGAAGCGGCTCCTGACGAAGCAGATGACGATGAATCCGACGAAACGGAAAAATCACAGGCGGGCGGAAATCCCGACGGCGGGGGCAGACTGAGGCAGATCAACACGGCCATCGTCCGTGCGGTGAGCCGTCTGACCGGCGACGCCGAAGTGACGTACATGCGGACCTTCGGGGTCTCCATCCTTTTTATCATCGGCCTGAGCTGGATTCTGGTGGACACAGCCGTCATCTTCGCCGACGCCGTGGGCATCCCCCCGCTCGTTGTCGCCCTCACCCTGCTGGCCGGGGGCACATCGGCACCGGACCTGATCTCATCGGTTGTGGTCGCCCGGCAGGGGCGGGGGAGCATGGCCGTGGCCAACGCCATCGGCTCCAACATCTTCGATATCCTGGTGGGCCTGGGCCTGCCGTGGCTGCTCGCCATCCTCTTCATGGGCAAAACCGCCATTGAGGTGGGAACCGGTGATCTCATGCTCTCCGTCCTGATTCTTATGAGCACGGTGGTGGTCCTGTTCGTCTTTCTCTACACCGACCGCCTGCTCTCCAAAAAAGAGGGCTGGGGACTGGTGGGGCTTTACGGCCTCTATGTGATCTGGACCGTGCTGGCCGGATAG
- a CDS encoding fluoride efflux transporter FluC: protein MTVFTKIFLVMTGGSVGALCRYGFALGAARLLGSRFPWGTLLANMTGCFLIGVAFALSDRTTILSPPARLFFMTGFLGALTTFSTYALESVNYMRSGSHVAVINFLINNLGGGALVLTGFWVVQLLLKGGK, encoded by the coding sequence GTGACGGTATTCACAAAAATATTTCTGGTAATGACGGGCGGAAGTGTCGGGGCATTGTGCCGGTACGGATTTGCCCTGGGGGCGGCCAGACTTCTGGGCAGCCGGTTTCCCTGGGGCACGCTGCTGGCAAATATGACCGGCTGTTTTCTCATCGGCGTGGCCTTTGCCCTGAGCGACCGCACCACAATTCTCAGCCCCCCGGCCCGTCTTTTCTTTATGACCGGCTTTCTGGGGGCGCTGACAACCTTTTCCACCTATGCCCTGGAATCTGTCAACTACATGCGCAGCGGCAGCCATGTGGCGGTGATCAATTTCCTGATCAACAACCTGGGGGGCGGCGCCCTGGTGCTGACAGGGTTCTGGGTGGTTCAGCTTCTTTTGAAAGGGGGAAAATGA